From uncultured Pseudodesulfovibrio sp.:
TCGTAGCCTTCTTCCTTAAGCGCTTTAAGCGCCTGGGTTCCGGAATAATCGAATTCGCAAGCCTGGCCGATAACGATCGGGCCGGACCCGATCAACATGATCTTTTTGATGTCTGTACGTCTGGGCATTCTCGTCCAAGGAGTTGAAGTTACGGTATTTTTTGTGAACCGGGGAATCCTGTGCCTACCCCGTCCGATCAGGCAATACCGCCACCCGCCGGACAAGCAAACTTTATTACAGGCTTACCCCCCGAATGGCAATGGTTTTATGCCTCCTCCTGTTGTGGGAAAAGCAAGAAAAATCCCCTTCAAAACTTCCTCAGCAACTCTTTCCAAGTGTACATTCTTACCATTCATATTTTATTTTATCGTTCAAAACTCAAAACTGTAGGCAAAAACCCATCTTTTTACTTAAAACACCCTTGAATAGTATGAATAATTTTCTTCTTTAATCTCGGCAGCAAAAAACAAAATTCTCCCATTGACACAAGCGTAGTTGAGACTTAATTTCACTCTCAACCATTTTTTGAGGGAATATTTAAAATGCAAAAGCCTTTGACACAATACCCCACCGGGGCTGTTGTTCGTATAACCGGAATTGACGGAGGCCGACAGGCCCGCGCCCGCATGCTCGCCATGGGCATGACGCCCGGTTGTCCCGTTGAAATCCTGACTGGCGGCCCAACCGGCTGTCGAGTCCGCGTACGTGGATCAGAAGTCGTTCTCTGTTGCGGCCTGGCCGGAAAGATAATGGCGGTAGATAATGACTCCAACGAAGGCCCGCACTGCAGTTGCTGCCCCGGACCACGGGCTAAAGCTTCATAATTGAAGACACACACCCGAATTCATCAAGCCGCCTCATGGCGGCTTTTTTCATGCACGATTCTCCGAATTATTCTTGTTTCAAACAGATTATTGATGACACCCCGTGTCAAAAATCAACGAAGGCCACTCCTTCCGAAACACCGCAAACAGATGAAACACGGGACACAAAACATTGATACGAGCCCATAATCTCCGAGGGTATGGAGAACAAGGAGACCTACTGGAGCAATCACCCAGCCATACTCACGAACTACGCCCCCCCTGCTCTTCAAAGCCATGACTTTCAAAGCTCAAAAAACGTACTTTCCCATGCCATAGGATTCTTCAAAAAACTGTTGGACTCTGGGGATAAATAGGACTTTCAAAAAAAAAGTGAACTTATAGAACGAGCAAAAGTCTCTGGTGATACTCATAACGTTTCTAAACCATTACGCCAAAAAGTATCAGAAACCGTATTGGAGACATCAATATTACCTGAATCCGTCTCCGACGGAACTCATATTACCCAACCATGTCTAAAGAGCTGAAGCACTCCCGGCGGGTTCCAATTCCAAGCGGATGCCCTTGATATCCCCACCGCTTTCGAGCCAAGACTTCAGTAAAGCCCGATTGCGAAAGACCACTGGATGAGGGCATCCATACCCGGCCTGAACCAACAATCCCGCGGCTTGATCCGGGTAATGTTTAGCTGCGGACAGACAGGCAAGCAGGTTGAGGCAAAGTTCATTCATAGGAAAACCAAGGGTCATGGCCTTTCCCAAAGGCAACATCACTTCAGCGTATCGGCGTGCACCATAATAGGCCACGGCCAAGTCAAATTGCGCTGCGTGCAATCCGGGCAGTAGCTCGGCAATAGCCTCACGCTCGACCACGGTATAAGAAATTCTATCGGCGATGTACGGAGTTCCGTCCACATTACAGACATGCACATCAAATCCGTATCGACGAGCCCAAAACACCCCCTCAACGGCCTCATCGGAATCAAGCATCATATCGACTCGTTGACATCCTGCCAACCGCATGGATTTAAGCAGCCCATCAGTAGGTACCCTGTCGAGATTAGCACTCCACAGAACCTTTATTTCACGAATCCGCATTTCCTCGCACATGGCAACAACTTTTGCGTGATCCCTGAACATGACTGGATCATTGAACATGAGCGTAGCAAGATTCTGCTCGCAGACGACCTGTTCCAATTCATCCAAATTCCAGTTGTCATCGAACTGGACAAAATTCTGCGAAAACATACCGCAATTGTTACTAATATCACTCAATCTGATGTTCTTTCTTTGCACACGCATAGTCCACCCCATGTCGCCTGTTTTTTGACGATTCAACGGCAATGGGCATAGAGCTGCAAAGAGTTTGCCAACAAACGGACAAGGTATATGGCAACACCACTCACCTCTTTAAAAAGAAAGCCCCGGAAGCAAATGCTTCCGAGGCTTATAAACTGCTTTTTTTCGCGTTTGGACTAGCTGACTTTGCTCCCTGCCGGGACATCGCCTGAAGGAGTAAGAAGTTGCATGCCGTCTTCTGTCTTCACAGCCAGAATCATACCTTGCGACAACTGTTTTCTCAGCTTGCGCGGCTTCAGATTGGCAACAACGACGACCTGTCTGCCCACGAGATCATCAGGGCTAAAGAAATCGGCAATACCTGCCACGACCTGACGCAATTCAGCATCACCGGTGTCAACACGAACCAACAACAAGCGATCTGCATCAGGATGCTTTTCCACTTCCTTGACCGTTCCGACACGCAGATCGAGCTTTTGAAAATCCTCAAATTCTATATTTGAGATTTCTTCATCGGCTTTTTCCTGTTTCTTGGACTTCTTGGCAACCTTTTCTTCCTTGGCTTCAGGCAACTCTACACGAGGAAAGAGATTAGATGTCTTGGCAACAGTTTCGCCAGATTCCAACAGACCCCAAACATCCAATTCCTTGGGCAAATTAACCTTCTCAGGATCAAACGCTATGCCAAGCTGTTCCAACATCTTTTCGGAAGCTTCCGGCATCACCGGCCACAGATGGACGGCGATCTTGCGCATATTCTCCAACAGCACATAAATGACCGTGGAGAGACGCTCCATGTTCTCTTCTTTGTACAAAGCCCAAGGAGCGGTAGCGTCGATATATTTATTCAGACCACGCACCAATTCCCACAACCCTTCAAGGGCACGGGAGAATTTGAATTCGGAATAGAAACTTTGGAAAGACTGCATGGCATCCTGACCAATTTTCTTAATTTCCGCATCCACGATATCTTCCACGTCGGGACGGGGAATACTTCCACCAAAATACTTATGTGTCATGGACAAAGTTCGGCTGAACAAATTGCCAAGATCATTGGCAAGGTCCGCATTGAGGCGTCCAACCAAAGCCTTTTCAGAAAAGCTGGAATCCTGACCAAATGACATTTCCCGAAGCAGGAAATACCGAAAGGCATCCAGTCCGTAGGCATCTTTCATGGCCAAAGGTTCCACCACGTTGCCAATGGACTTGGACATCTTGGTGTCTTCCACCAGCCAATACCCGTGCACGTTAAGGTGCTGATACGGCTCAATACCTGCGGCCTTGAGCATCGTTGGCCAGAATATCGCATGTGGCTTGAGTATGTCTTTCGCAACCAAATGATTGGCTGCCGGCCAGAACTTCTTAAACTTGTCGCCCTCGGGGTAGCCAAGTGCGGCCAGATAGTTGATCAAAGCGTCAAACCAAACATAAGTGACATACTGATCGTCGAAGGGCAGTTCGATCCCCCAAGTCAAGCGGGACTTGGGACGGGAGATGCACAGATCTTCAAGCTCGCCGGATTCCAGCAAGCTCATGACCTCGTTTTTGTAGCGTTCAGGACGGATAAAATCAGGATGCGCGTTGATATGCTCGATCAACCAATCCTTGTATTTGGACATCTTGAAGAAATAGTTTTTCTCCGAAATGTATTCGGGCACGGTCAGATGATCAGGGCATTTACCATCAACCAGTTCCTTCTCGGTATAAAAGCGCTCACAACCGAAACAATAATGCCCGCCATATTCGCCGAAATAGATATCTCCTGCGTCATAGACCTTTTGCAGGATGCTCTGCACCACCTCTATATGCCGAGGCTGCGTGGTACGAATAAAATCATCATTTGAAATATTCATGTCCGGCCACAGGTCTTCAAAGAGCTTGCTGATGGTATCAACATATTCCTTGGGAGTCTGGCCGTTGGCTTCCGCGGCTTGAACGATTTTGTCACCATGTTCGTCGGTACCGGTCAGGAAGTAGGTCTCCTCGCCCATCAGCCTGTGAAAACGATTCAAGGAATCGGCCACAGTCGTGGTATACGCATGCCCCAAATGGGGCTTGGCGTTTACATAGTAAATGGGCGTGGTGATATAAAAACTTTGCAAATCAATTCTCCTTGTCATGACGAACTCTGTCCGCCAGCCACGCAGTTATTTTTTGGAAGGCCTGCGCCTACGCCTTCTGGGCCTGCGCCCTCTTTTTGATTTTTCATCGCCGGAACGGGATTCGCTCTTCCCTGCGGGGGCTGAACGATCCGGCGTGCCATCCCGCTCTTTCTTCTCGGGACGCTCCTGACGGCGACGCCGCTTGCCATCCCGCTTGTCACTGCCACTCTTATCACTCCGCTTCGGCTTCCCTCGCCCCTGAGGACCACCAGCTTTTTCTTCAGATTTTTCCTTGCCACGTTTAGTATCACGACGAGAATCATCTGGTCTGGGAGGTCTGCCACCACGCTTGCCGCGCGGATTCCGAGGCTTGGCTTCAGCCAAGGCTTCTTCACTCGGCGGCTTGTTAACTATTTCATTCCATTCGTCAATGGAAACTTCCCGCTCCTCGAATTTGTCGGTAAGCAAAGACAAGGTCTTTTTAAAGAAATTGGAACGGAGGACTTTCACCTGTCCCATGGACGTGGTGTACTTCTTTCCTACACGCGGACACATGCGGTGAAATTCTTCATAGCCTTCCTGCTCAAAGCTGAGACAACAAAGCAAACGGCCACAAATTCCTGAAATTTTGGTAGGATTCAAGAAAAGATTCTGTTCCTTGGCCATTTTAATGGTCACGGGAACAAACTTACGCATAAACCGACGACAACAGCATATCTGGCCACAGTTGCCGATAGCACCGAGCATTTGTGTTTCATGCCGTACACCGATTTGTCGCAGCTCTATACGGGTCCGATATTCTCGGACAAGGTCCTTGATAAGCTCACGAAAATCGATTCGACCAGGAGCTGTGAAATAAAAAACCATCTTGGAGCGATCAAAAAAGACCTCAACATCCACAAGCTTCATTCCCAATTTATGGGTAACGATGCACTTGCGACAGAACTTGAAGGCATCCTTGGACAGCGCCTCATTCTCGGCTATGGACTCCATGTCCTTTTCGTTGGCAAGACGATAAATCGGCTTATGGCCTTCGTTATCGTCCTCCTCTTTAGGGGCCTGACGAATCAGAATAACCTTGCCCAACCCCATGCCCTGATCGGTCTTGACGATGACGTGTTGTCCTTCCCGCACGACAAAAGGACCGGAGGTAAAATAATATACCTGTCCGTAATCGTTGAATTTAACACCAAGTATTTGGCTCATTATATTTCTATCCTGTATATAAGCACCCCGAATGATCGGGGAAGAAAGTATCATGCAAAGAGAATCAATATATTAGAAAACGGCTTGGACTTCAAATAATGCCGTCAAAAGAAAAACGGGTGCCGTTTCAGTCGCACGGCACCCGGCTTTTTTACTTGATAAACAAGGACTTAAAGCAGCCCTAGGCTCTTAATCTCATTGAGAAGTTTTTCCTCATCAATGGGCTTGACCAAATAGGAAGTAGCCCCACCGAGGAAAAAGGCGTCGTGTGTTTCTTTCTCATCCGCGAGCATGGTGGTCACGATAACCTTCGACTCATCCTGAGGAGCCACATCGTGCTCCTTTTCCAATGCACGAATCTCGCGAAGAGCCTGCTGCCCATCCATTTCAGGCATGAGCAAATCAAGACAAATCAAATTATACGGTTCGCCATGAGCCAACCCTCGACCAAAGGCTTCAATAGCCTCTTCGCCGTTGACGGCAATGTCACACTGAGCAACCTGGCGTAAGATCTCATGAATCATATTCCGGCTGTAAAAATCGTCATCCACGATAAGCGCTTTCATGCACACCCTCCTGAGCAAACTCACAGCTTACAGCAACCTGAAAATTAATGTCACTTTACACGACAAAATGCAACTCCTGCCATCCCCCGAATTCAACCTAAATCTGTATGGTCTTTCCTTCACGCGCCAATTCAAAATTCACACCGGA
This genomic window contains:
- the metG gene encoding methionine--tRNA ligase, which gives rise to MQSFYITTPIYYVNAKPHLGHAYTTTVADSLNRFHRLMGEETYFLTGTDEHGDKIVQAAEANGQTPKEYVDTISKLFEDLWPDMNISNDDFIRTTQPRHIEVVQSILQKVYDAGDIYFGEYGGHYCFGCERFYTEKELVDGKCPDHLTVPEYISEKNYFFKMSKYKDWLIEHINAHPDFIRPERYKNEVMSLLESGELEDLCISRPKSRLTWGIELPFDDQYVTYVWFDALINYLAALGYPEGDKFKKFWPAANHLVAKDILKPHAIFWPTMLKAAGIEPYQHLNVHGYWLVEDTKMSKSIGNVVEPLAMKDAYGLDAFRYFLLREMSFGQDSSFSEKALVGRLNADLANDLGNLFSRTLSMTHKYFGGSIPRPDVEDIVDAEIKKIGQDAMQSFQSFYSEFKFSRALEGLWELVRGLNKYIDATAPWALYKEENMERLSTVIYVLLENMRKIAVHLWPVMPEASEKMLEQLGIAFDPEKVNLPKELDVWGLLESGETVAKTSNLFPRVELPEAKEEKVAKKSKKQEKADEEISNIEFEDFQKLDLRVGTVKEVEKHPDADRLLLVRVDTGDAELRQVVAGIADFFSPDDLVGRQVVVVANLKPRKLRKQLSQGMILAVKTEDGMQLLTPSGDVPAGSKVS
- the ricT gene encoding regulatory iron-sulfur-containing complex subunit RicT → MSQILGVKFNDYGQVYYFTSGPFVVREGQHVIVKTDQGMGLGKVILIRQAPKEEDDNEGHKPIYRLANEKDMESIAENEALSKDAFKFCRKCIVTHKLGMKLVDVEVFFDRSKMVFYFTAPGRIDFRELIKDLVREYRTRIELRQIGVRHETQMLGAIGNCGQICCCRRFMRKFVPVTIKMAKEQNLFLNPTKISGICGRLLCCLSFEQEGYEEFHRMCPRVGKKYTTSMGQVKVLRSNFFKKTLSLLTDKFEEREVSIDEWNEIVNKPPSEEALAEAKPRNPRGKRGGRPPRPDDSRRDTKRGKEKSEEKAGGPQGRGKPKRSDKSGSDKRDGKRRRRQERPEKKERDGTPDRSAPAGKSESRSGDEKSKRGRRPRRRRRRPSKK
- a CDS encoding FeoA family protein; translation: MQKPLTQYPTGAVVRITGIDGGRQARARMLAMGMTPGCPVEILTGGPTGCRVRVRGSEVVLCCGLAGKIMAVDNDSNEGPHCSCCPGPRAKAS
- a CDS encoding response regulator, translated to MKALIVDDDFYSRNMIHEILRQVAQCDIAVNGEEAIEAFGRGLAHGEPYNLICLDLLMPEMDGQQALREIRALEKEHDVAPQDESKVIVTTMLADEKETHDAFFLGGATSYLVKPIDEEKLLNEIKSLGLL